The Muricauda sp. SCSIO 65647 genome includes a region encoding these proteins:
- a CDS encoding DeoR/GlpR family DNA-binding transcription regulator, with product MLKEERQRTILNEVELHNRVLLTDIAEKLDVSIDTVRRDVKELDADNRLRKVHGGAVSLGFANYSPARNNVYALEQKMAIAEKAVKLLKDNSVILIDGGTTCLELARILPEKLYLTCFTLSLPVAMELLNKPNVETVFIGGVLSKDSQIAIGANAVHNLSQIKADYSFIGTGYVDAQFGLTEFDWDIVQTKKAVIQASKKTVLLCISEKLNSQHRFKTCELNAIDTMVTELDADHPLLNNFRNQEIRLL from the coding sequence ATGCTAAAGGAAGAGCGACAAAGAACCATTTTAAATGAGGTTGAACTGCACAATCGGGTATTGTTGACCGATATTGCCGAAAAATTGGATGTTTCAATAGATACGGTACGTCGTGATGTAAAGGAACTGGATGCTGACAACAGACTTAGAAAAGTGCACGGTGGTGCGGTTTCATTGGGTTTCGCCAATTATAGTCCCGCCCGAAACAATGTTTATGCGCTTGAACAAAAGATGGCAATTGCCGAAAAGGCCGTCAAATTGTTGAAAGACAATAGTGTTATTCTTATCGATGGTGGTACTACCTGTCTTGAACTGGCCAGAATATTGCCAGAAAAGCTATATTTGACCTGTTTTACGCTCAGTTTGCCCGTTGCTATGGAATTGCTGAACAAACCCAATGTAGAGACTGTCTTCATAGGGGGGGTACTGTCAAAAGATTCACAGATCGCCATTGGGGCCAATGCTGTTCATAATTTGTCACAGATCAAGGCAGATTATAGTTTTATAGGTACAGGTTATGTTGATGCCCAATTTGGTTTGACCGAATTTGATTGGGATATTGTCCAGACCAAAAAAGCAGTGATTCAGGCCTCAAAAAAAACGGTTTTGCTCTGTATTTCTGAAAAGCTGAATTCGCAGCACCGCTTTAAGACCTGTGAGTTGAATGCCATTGATACGATGGTTACCGAATTAGATGCCGATCATCCTTTATTGAATAATTTTAGAAATCAAGAAATACGTTTGCTGTAA
- the nagB gene encoding glucosamine-6-phosphate deaminase → MLDTKKKNISYQPAGQFEETRFEKVHNVIFESSNEASIQVAEEIADLIREKKSKGQTCVLGLATGSSPIRVYEELVRMHKEEGLSFTNVTTFNLDEYLPMDKENRQSYFHFMHEHLFNHVDILPENVHIPDGKVSAESVKEYCLAYEKKIKDAGGIDFQLLGIGRTGHIGFNEPGSHYNSGTRVITLDHITRVDAGPTFLGIDNVPRKAITMGIATVRSARRIILLAWGQNKAEVIKKTIEGEISSEVPATYLQEHDNCTFVLDEAAGSELTRNKTPWLVDESLDWTESLTAKAVVWLCRQTDKSILRLTDKDYNDNGMSGLLAQEDSYDLNIRMFNRLQHTITGWPGGKPNADDTKRPERAEPAKKRVIIFSPHPDDDVISMGGTFDRLVQQDHEVHVAYQTSGNIAVSDKDALRYAEIAKTIAPSKKAQSVIDAIKAKKESSIDPLEVRKLKGYIRRGESYGATRYLKLDDSNVHFLDLPFYETGTIKKKNLSEEDIQIMMEIIAKVKPHQIYAAGDLADPHGTHKVCLDAVLEAVKRLKEEPFMKDCWLWLYRGAWHEWDVDQIEMAVPMSPDQVLRKRNAIFCHQSQKDGVMFQGNDSREFWMRAEERNKETAQWYNKLGLADYAAMEAFVRYHF, encoded by the coding sequence ATGCTAGATACCAAGAAAAAAAACATTTCATACCAGCCCGCCGGCCAGTTTGAAGAAACACGGTTTGAAAAAGTCCATAATGTGATTTTTGAAAGCTCTAATGAGGCCTCCATTCAAGTAGCAGAAGAAATCGCCGACCTTATTCGTGAGAAGAAATCTAAGGGACAGACCTGTGTTTTGGGTCTGGCCACAGGGTCTTCCCCAATTCGTGTGTACGAAGAATTGGTTCGCATGCACAAAGAGGAAGGATTAAGTTTCACTAATGTGACCACTTTCAACCTTGATGAATATCTGCCGATGGACAAAGAGAACCGTCAGAGTTATTTTCATTTCATGCACGAGCATTTGTTCAACCATGTCGATATTTTGCCTGAAAATGTCCACATTCCCGATGGCAAGGTATCAGCCGAATCCGTCAAGGAATATTGTCTAGCCTATGAAAAGAAAATAAAAGATGCAGGCGGTATCGATTTTCAACTTTTGGGTATCGGTCGTACCGGGCACATTGGGTTCAACGAACCTGGATCCCATTATAATTCTGGCACAAGGGTCATCACCCTTGATCATATCACCCGTGTTGATGCAGGGCCCACATTTTTGGGCATCGACAATGTACCGCGCAAGGCCATCACAATGGGTATCGCAACCGTTCGAAGTGCCAGAAGAATTATATTGCTCGCATGGGGCCAAAACAAGGCAGAAGTCATCAAAAAGACGATTGAGGGAGAAATATCTTCAGAAGTACCGGCAACCTATCTGCAAGAACATGATAATTGCACTTTTGTTCTAGATGAAGCGGCAGGCAGCGAACTGACAAGAAACAAAACCCCATGGTTGGTCGATGAGTCATTGGATTGGACAGAAAGCCTAACGGCCAAAGCAGTGGTATGGTTATGTCGGCAAACAGATAAATCTATCCTTCGATTAACCGATAAAGACTATAATGATAACGGTATGTCTGGCCTATTGGCCCAAGAAGACTCATATGACCTCAATATTCGAATGTTCAACCGGTTGCAACATACCATAACCGGCTGGCCCGGTGGCAAGCCCAATGCCGATGACACCAAACGCCCAGAACGGGCAGAACCTGCAAAAAAGAGGGTCATTATTTTTAGTCCACACCCTGATGATGATGTCATTTCAATGGGAGGGACATTTGATAGGCTCGTCCAACAAGACCATGAAGTACATGTGGCCTATCAAACCTCTGGCAATATCGCAGTTTCTGATAAAGATGCACTTCGGTATGCTGAAATCGCCAAGACCATCGCTCCTTCAAAAAAAGCACAGTCTGTCATTGATGCCATAAAAGCCAAAAAGGAAAGCAGTATAGATCCCCTTGAGGTAAGAAAGTTAAAGGGTTACATCAGAAGGGGCGAATCATATGGTGCGACGCGATATTTGAAGCTTGACGATTCAAACGTCCATTTTCTTGATTTGCCGTTCTATGAGACCGGAACCATCAAGAAGAAAAATCTTTCGGAAGAAGACATTCAGATAATGATGGAAATCATTGCCAAGGTAAAACCGCACCAAATCTATGCCGCCGGTGACCTTGCCGATCCACATGGTACCCACAAAGTATGTCTTGATGCGGTTCTAGAAGCTGTGAAACGATTAAAAGAAGAGCCTTTCATGAAAGATTGTTGGTTATGGCTCTACCGCGGGGCCTGGCATGAGTGGGACGTTGACCAAATTGAAATGGCGGTTCCCATGAGTCCAGACCAAGTGCTTAGAAAAAGGAATGCCATATTCTGCCACCAATCACAGAAAGACGGAGTGATGTTTCAGGGAAATGATTCAAGGGAATTCTGGATGCGTGCCGAAGAACGAAACAAAGAGACCGCCCAATGGTACAACAAATTAGGGTTGGCCGATTATGCCGCCATGGAAGCATTTGTGAGATATCATTTCTAA
- a CDS encoding glycoside hydrolase family 10 protein has product MKYVKHPKNEFRGVWVATVVNIDWPKNGNDSVEKQKEDFLRILDFYDDLNFNTLIVQVRTAGDAFYPSRMAPWSRFLTGTEGRSKAAFEDPLQWMLEKTHERGMQFHAWLNPYRATFDLDTTILAETHDFYQHRDWMLKYGKKYYYNPGIPEVWEHLTEAVEEVVNNYDIDGVHFDDYFYPYKIEGETFNDSLAYIENALPDQDLEDWRRSNVDSLVKNIHLMIEKKKPWVRFGISPFGVWKNKSTDPSGSDTQAGQTTYEDLYADPLLWMEKGWLDYIVPQAYWSMHYPAASHETIARWWAEKSENANLYMGNGPYKIRNNPDKAWKRKRELPKQLLLARSLPEIKGNVFFSAKSLIDRHEDVTRKLKRKFYGQPAAVPSMTRSEKRTLPKPAIASLKRFNTNIEICISHFDSVPRFISLYSLKDNTGVHSKTLLKKGYMVANDAESCFTLELGRRQSKQYLGVALMDAYGNSSDLEVVSLED; this is encoded by the coding sequence ATGAAATATGTGAAGCATCCGAAAAATGAGTTCAGGGGTGTATGGGTGGCCACCGTGGTCAATATCGACTGGCCCAAAAACGGAAACGATTCCGTAGAAAAACAAAAAGAGGATTTTCTGCGGATTCTTGACTTCTACGATGACCTCAACTTCAATACATTGATCGTGCAGGTCAGAACCGCCGGCGATGCTTTTTACCCTTCGAGAATGGCCCCTTGGTCGCGTTTTTTGACCGGCACCGAAGGGCGTTCAAAGGCGGCATTTGAAGACCCTCTACAATGGATGCTCGAAAAGACCCATGAACGCGGCATGCAGTTTCATGCATGGTTGAACCCATATCGGGCAACCTTTGACCTTGACACCACCATACTGGCCGAAACCCACGACTTTTACCAACACCGTGACTGGATGCTCAAATATGGTAAGAAATACTACTACAATCCGGGTATCCCAGAAGTGTGGGAACATCTTACCGAAGCTGTCGAAGAAGTGGTAAACAATTATGATATCGATGGGGTACACTTTGACGATTATTTCTATCCCTATAAAATCGAGGGAGAAACGTTCAATGACTCACTGGCCTATATTGAAAACGCATTGCCCGATCAAGATTTGGAAGACTGGCGTCGCAGCAATGTGGATTCATTGGTGAAGAACATTCACCTGATGATCGAGAAGAAAAAACCTTGGGTACGCTTTGGAATTAGTCCGTTCGGAGTTTGGAAAAATAAATCGACCGACCCCAGCGGCTCTGATACCCAAGCGGGCCAGACCACCTACGAAGACCTTTATGCCGACCCTTTGCTCTGGATGGAGAAAGGATGGCTGGATTATATTGTGCCGCAAGCCTATTGGAGCATGCACTACCCTGCCGCATCACATGAAACCATTGCACGCTGGTGGGCAGAAAAGAGCGAGAACGCCAATCTATATATGGGCAATGGCCCATATAAGATCCGAAACAATCCCGATAAGGCATGGAAGCGTAAAAGAGAGCTGCCCAAACAACTTCTCTTGGCCCGTTCACTGCCCGAGATAAAGGGTAATGTCTTCTTCAGTGCGAAATCATTGATTGACCGTCACGAAGATGTGACCAGAAAGCTTAAAAGAAAATTTTATGGGCAACCCGCAGCGGTCCCAAGCATGACCCGATCAGAAAAGCGCACCCTCCCGAAACCGGCGATCGCTTCACTCAAACGATTCAATACAAATATCGAGATCTGTATTTCACATTTTGATTCTGTGCCGCGCTTTATCTCGTTGTACAGTTTAAAAGATAACACCGGTGTTCACTCAAAAACCCTCTTAAAAAAGGGATATATGGTGGCCAATGATGCTGAAAGTTGTTTTACGCTCGAACTTGGCCGAAGACAATCGAAACAGTATTTGGGTGTGGCCCTGATGGATGCATACGGAAATTCAAGTGATCTTGAGGTGGTCTCTTTGGAGGATTGA
- a CDS encoding MFS transporter, producing the protein MAEIQKDKRAWAWVPLLYFTQGLPYVIVVTVSVIMYKKLGISNADIGLYTSWLYLPWVLKPLWSPFVDLKSTKRNWFLVMQLLISIALLGVGLTLPTNIFFITTLACFWMAAFASATNDIASDGYYMIGLTEKKQSFFVGIRSTFYRLAMVTGEGLIVILAGFLENHYGDNAKAWSVTMTATAFLMLALTVSNFFATPKYESSANITLEKPKGFLEVFVSFFKKPNIGIALAFILTYRLGESQLVKMAAPFLLDPLEKGGLGYSTEQLGTIFGTVGVIMLSVGGILGGILISRDGLKKWMLPMILSLNVPNILYAILAITKTTSIVAVTTTVVFEKFGYGFGFAAFLMYLIYIAEGKSKTSHYAIATGFMALGMMLPGMLSGFMQEWLGYSGFFVWVVIAALPALLLLPFLKYPADYGKKGNSDD; encoded by the coding sequence ATGGCAGAAATCCAAAAAGACAAACGGGCATGGGCATGGGTACCGCTATTGTATTTCACACAAGGGCTTCCATACGTTATCGTGGTCACCGTATCGGTCATTATGTACAAAAAACTGGGCATCAGCAATGCCGACATCGGATTGTACACCAGTTGGCTGTATCTGCCATGGGTCTTAAAACCGCTTTGGAGTCCGTTTGTAGATTTAAAGAGCACCAAGCGCAATTGGTTCTTGGTCATGCAACTGTTGATCTCCATCGCACTTTTAGGGGTGGGCCTGACCTTGCCAACCAATATTTTCTTCATCACCACTTTGGCCTGTTTTTGGATGGCCGCTTTTGCCTCGGCAACCAATGACATTGCTTCGGACGGATATTATATGATCGGCCTGACCGAAAAAAAACAATCGTTTTTTGTGGGCATCCGCAGCACTTTTTACCGTTTGGCCATGGTCACTGGTGAGGGGCTCATCGTCATCTTGGCAGGCTTCCTCGAAAACCACTATGGCGACAACGCCAAGGCTTGGAGTGTAACCATGACCGCTACGGCCTTTCTGATGTTGGCCTTGACGGTTTCCAACTTTTTTGCCACTCCGAAATATGAATCTTCGGCCAATATTACCCTCGAAAAACCAAAAGGATTTCTTGAAGTGTTCGTTTCCTTTTTCAAGAAACCCAACATTGGCATTGCCTTGGCTTTCATACTCACCTATCGGCTGGGTGAATCACAGTTGGTCAAAATGGCCGCTCCTTTTTTGTTAGATCCCCTTGAGAAAGGTGGTCTGGGTTATTCCACAGAACAATTGGGCACCATTTTTGGCACTGTAGGGGTCATCATGCTCTCGGTAGGTGGAATTCTAGGGGGCATTCTTATCTCACGTGACGGACTTAAAAAATGGATGCTGCCCATGATACTTTCCCTGAACGTGCCCAATATACTGTACGCCATTCTGGCCATTACGAAAACCACAAGTATTGTGGCAGTGACCACAACGGTAGTATTTGAGAAATTCGGTTACGGCTTTGGCTTTGCCGCTTTTCTGATGTACCTCATCTATATTGCCGAGGGTAAATCAAAAACATCACATTATGCCATTGCCACAGGTTTTATGGCCCTGGGCATGATGTTACCGGGCATGTTAAGTGGTTTCATGCAAGAATGGCTGGGCTATAGTGGTTTCTTTGTCTGGGTGGTTATTGCCGCACTGCCTGCACTGCTGTTGTTGCCCTTTTTAAAATATCCGGCAGATTACGGTAAAAAGGGAAACAGCGATGACTAG
- a CDS encoding glycoside hydrolase family 3 protein, which translates to MTRPLPYFEVSQRLSIKEKVGQLFMPAAFINDSEEEVLRLEKLISEHHIGSICFFHSRASAATNFEGKKEVIHNKNSFGRLKELIKRYRAAAKYPLLIAIDAEWGLAMRIENTPQYPYAITLGAMQNQAELVFEVGKQIGLDCRKAGIHWNLSPVVDINLNPENPVIGYRSFGDDKKQVIEYARAYIEGMYSMDVLNSIKHFPGHGDTAVDSHLGLPTIEKSEPELLQNELYPFTELMKKNIDSVMVGHLAVPALSHGKAESASVSKAIITDFLREKLGWSGLIISDALNMHAVSKKFDRKGTVECAAFEAGNDVLCFADHVEEGIRNILEKGKTAQIEKSFERLWKLKERALSSELVDGHLQQDEELMQNLAKESLSLLKGTFSELEEFRNNGFEYLQIGKQNGLFSELLSNRTNNGPNTLLGIFPKQVKPKDNFGLTDTELQLIGQTLKEKNTVLYLFGNPFVLNLIDWQQAKTVVVAYQDFRSFQENAANHFMGKIEAKGKLPVTLKS; encoded by the coding sequence ATGACTAGACCGTTACCCTATTTCGAAGTATCACAACGACTTTCCATAAAAGAAAAAGTAGGACAATTGTTCATGCCCGCCGCCTTTATCAATGATAGCGAAGAAGAAGTGCTTCGACTTGAAAAATTGATTTCAGAGCATCATATCGGAAGCATCTGCTTTTTTCATAGTCGTGCGAGTGCTGCGACCAATTTTGAGGGCAAGAAAGAAGTAATCCACAACAAAAACAGTTTCGGCCGACTCAAAGAACTCATCAAACGGTATCGGGCAGCTGCCAAATACCCATTGTTGATCGCCATCGATGCAGAATGGGGTTTGGCCATGCGTATTGAAAATACACCGCAATATCCCTACGCCATTACCTTGGGCGCCATGCAAAATCAGGCAGAACTCGTATTCGAGGTCGGTAAACAGATTGGCCTTGATTGTCGAAAGGCAGGCATTCATTGGAATCTTTCCCCTGTGGTCGATATCAATTTGAACCCTGAAAATCCGGTGATCGGGTATCGGTCTTTTGGCGATGACAAAAAACAAGTGATCGAATATGCCAGGGCATACATAGAAGGTATGTACAGTATGGATGTTTTGAATTCGATCAAACACTTTCCAGGCCATGGCGATACCGCAGTAGATTCACATTTAGGGCTTCCCACCATCGAGAAAAGTGAACCAGAACTGCTACAAAACGAATTGTATCCTTTCACAGAACTGATGAAAAAGAACATAGATTCTGTGATGGTCGGGCATTTGGCGGTACCTGCATTGAGTCATGGCAAAGCTGAATCGGCTTCCGTTTCCAAAGCGATCATTACCGACTTTTTAAGGGAAAAATTGGGTTGGAGCGGATTGATCATTTCCGATGCGCTAAACATGCACGCGGTCTCAAAAAAGTTCGATAGAAAGGGAACAGTGGAATGTGCCGCCTTTGAAGCCGGAAACGATGTGCTCTGCTTTGCAGATCATGTTGAAGAAGGAATCCGTAACATTTTGGAAAAAGGAAAGACAGCACAAATCGAAAAAAGTTTTGAACGCTTATGGAAACTTAAAGAAAGGGCTCTTTCAAGTGAATTGGTAGATGGTCACCTACAGCAAGACGAAGAATTGATGCAAAACCTGGCCAAAGAAAGCCTCTCGTTGCTGAAGGGAACCTTTTCTGAACTTGAAGAATTCAGGAACAATGGCTTTGAATACTTACAGATAGGCAAGCAGAACGGGTTGTTTTCAGAATTGCTTTCCAATCGTACAAACAACGGCCCAAACACGCTTTTGGGCATCTTCCCCAAGCAGGTAAAACCCAAAGACAATTTTGGTCTTACAGACACAGAGTTGCAATTGATCGGCCAAACGCTCAAAGAAAAAAATACGGTGCTCTATCTTTTTGGCAATCCGTTTGTGCTGAACCTCATCGATTGGCAGCAAGCTAAAACGGTAGTGGTGGCCTATCAAGATTTTAGGTCATTTCAAGAAAACGCGGCAAACCATTTCATGGGCAAGATCGAGGCGAAGGGAAAGCTTCCAGTAACCCTAAAATCATAG
- a CDS encoding anhydro-N-acetylmuramic acid kinase produces MGKMYKVLGMMSGTSLDGLDLAHCHIWNENEAWHFELNECEAIGYDSTLYDKLKNAIYLPEEEHAELHLQYGDWLGRQAKLFLEKYGLTIDFIASHGHTSHHRPEEGITFQLGDGQQLANTSGEKVVCDFRSLDVKLGGQGAPLAPIGDELLLSEYDLCLNLGGISNISFRKHSERFAYDIGMANMPLNHLTEKIGVKYDKGGKLAATGAVISGLLNALNSLEYYQLPYPKSTGYEWFTEKVVPLIDQTDASTADLLHTVIHHNCEQIALAIKEEELNHNNMLVTGGGALNDFFVETLQQKLGEDCEVHIPTKKIIEYKEALVFALMGVLRIENHINVLSSVTGAKKDSCSGEIFYPTP; encoded by the coding sequence ATGGGCAAAATGTACAAGGTATTGGGCATGATGTCGGGCACATCGCTTGATGGACTCGATCTGGCGCACTGCCACATCTGGAATGAAAATGAGGCCTGGCACTTTGAGCTCAATGAATGTGAGGCTATTGGCTATGACTCAACACTATATGATAAGCTAAAGAATGCCATATACCTACCCGAAGAAGAACATGCCGAACTACATTTACAGTATGGCGATTGGTTGGGCCGGCAGGCCAAATTATTCCTTGAAAAATATGGGTTGACCATCGATTTCATAGCCAGCCACGGCCATACCTCACATCACAGGCCAGAGGAGGGCATCACCTTTCAATTGGGCGATGGGCAACAACTGGCCAATACCTCTGGTGAAAAAGTAGTTTGTGATTTTCGTTCTTTGGATGTGAAATTGGGCGGACAGGGCGCGCCATTGGCGCCCATTGGCGATGAACTGCTCTTATCTGAATATGACCTTTGTCTGAATTTGGGTGGAATCAGCAACATTTCCTTTAGAAAGCATAGCGAACGTTTTGCCTATGACATTGGTATGGCCAATATGCCCTTGAACCATCTCACAGAGAAAATTGGGGTGAAATACGATAAAGGCGGTAAACTCGCTGCAACAGGTGCTGTCATTTCTGGGTTGTTGAACGCATTGAACTCACTTGAATATTACCAGCTTCCCTATCCTAAATCTACGGGTTACGAATGGTTTACAGAAAAAGTAGTGCCCCTTATCGACCAAACAGATGCTTCAACGGCAGATTTGCTGCATACCGTGATCCATCATAATTGTGAGCAAATCGCCTTGGCCATAAAAGAAGAAGAACTGAACCACAACAATATGCTGGTCACCGGCGGTGGGGCACTGAACGATTTCTTCGTAGAAACCCTGCAACAAAAGTTAGGTGAAGATTGTGAGGTCCATATTCCAACAAAAAAAATAATCGAATACAAAGAGGCACTGGTCTTTGCCTTAATGGGTGTACTACGAATTGAAAACCACATCAATGTGCTCAGTTCGGTCACAGGGGCCAAAAAAGATTCGTGCAGCGGAGAAATCTTCTACCCTACCCCTTAG
- a CDS encoding multidrug effflux MFS transporter, which translates to MQNFQDKPTLSADKPNFEFIALMASLMSIVALAIDMLLPAIPNIGETIGNTNPKDSQLFVTMIFLGLGLGQLFFGPLSDQYGRKPMVYAGFVVFGIASFICLLAPNLEVMVMGRILQGIGLSSHRTIAISIIRDMYKGDYMARVMSFVTAFFILVPVVAPALGKVILDNFNWQTIFYIHLVLAALLWIWFWKRQVETLKPEYKIKFSLSSFIEGAQEMFRYSETVAFTLISGLVTGSFLVYLSSAQHIFEDQYGLRDAFPYLFAALAISIGTSTFTNGTMVLRFGMRNLSFAATLAFSCIALLYVLLFWNTPNPNVMILVAFLFFQFFCLGFMWGNFRSIAMEPIGHIAGIGAAINGFISTIISVPIASWIGSYLEDTALPLFVGLAICGFLSAGIILISRRKKRVVTV; encoded by the coding sequence ATGCAAAATTTTCAGGACAAACCTACCTTGTCAGCCGATAAGCCCAACTTTGAGTTTATAGCGTTAATGGCATCGTTGATGTCTATTGTGGCATTGGCCATTGATATGCTTTTGCCCGCAATACCCAATATCGGTGAAACCATTGGAAACACCAATCCCAAAGACAGCCAGTTGTTCGTCACCATGATTTTCTTGGGCCTTGGTCTGGGCCAACTCTTCTTTGGGCCCTTATCAGACCAGTATGGGCGAAAACCTATGGTCTATGCCGGGTTTGTGGTATTTGGCATCGCCAGCTTCATTTGTTTGTTGGCCCCAAACCTTGAGGTCATGGTAATGGGCAGAATTTTACAGGGCATAGGGCTTTCATCGCACAGAACCATTGCCATTTCCATCATTAGGGATATGTATAAGGGAGATTATATGGCCAGGGTCATGTCTTTTGTCACTGCGTTCTTCATTTTGGTACCTGTTGTGGCACCTGCCTTGGGCAAGGTGATTTTAGATAACTTCAATTGGCAGACTATTTTTTATATCCATCTTGTGCTGGCCGCTTTGCTTTGGATTTGGTTCTGGAAACGGCAAGTCGAGACGCTAAAGCCAGAATACAAGATCAAGTTTTCACTTAGCAGTTTTATTGAAGGTGCCCAAGAGATGTTCAGGTATTCAGAAACTGTGGCCTTTACCCTTATTTCAGGGTTGGTCACGGGTTCTTTTTTGGTGTACTTGAGTTCGGCACAACATATCTTTGAAGACCAATATGGTCTGCGGGATGCTTTTCCCTATTTGTTTGCCGCATTGGCGATTTCAATCGGTACTTCAACCTTCACGAATGGTACCATGGTACTGCGGTTTGGTATGCGAAACCTTTCTTTTGCGGCCACTTTGGCGTTTAGTTGCATAGCCTTGCTCTATGTATTGTTGTTTTGGAATACTCCCAATCCTAACGTCATGATTCTGGTGGCTTTTTTGTTCTTTCAATTTTTCTGTTTGGGCTTTATGTGGGGCAACTTTCGATCGATCGCCATGGAACCCATCGGGCATATTGCCGGCATTGGCGCGGCCATCAACGGTTTTATCTCAACAATAATTTCGGTGCCGATCGCTTCGTGGATAGGCTCATATTTAGAAGATACTGCTCTGCCATTGTTTGTCGGCCTTGCGATTTGTGGATTTCTTTCAGCGGGTATTATTCTGATTTCCCGTAGAAAAAAAAGAGTGGTAACCGTTTGA
- a CDS encoding acyl-CoA carboxylase subunit beta yields MDPKIKKLQDRVTEAHLGGGEKRIEKQHAKKKLTARERIDYLLDEGSFEEMGILVTHRTTDFGMDKEIYFGDGVVTGYGTVNGRLVYVYAQDFTVFGGALSETHAEKICKVMDLAMKVGAPVIGLNDSGGARIQEGVKSLGGYADIFYRNVQASGVIPQISAIMGPCAGGAVYSPAMTDFIIMVEQTSYMFVTGPNVVKTVTNEEVTSEELGGAGTHASKSGVAHKTSPNDAACLEDVKKLLGYLPQNNQETTQKLDYELGDEIREQLRGIVPDNPNKPYDMHDVIDGIIDEDSFYEIHKDYAENIIVGFARLGGRSIGVIANNPMFLAGVLGVKSSTKAARFTRFCDAFNIPLLVLVDVPGFLPGTDQEWNGIINHGAKLLYALSEATVPRVTVITRKAYGGAYDVMNSKHIGADFNYAWPTAEIAVMGAKGASEIIFRREIAAADDPEAKLKEKEAEYADKFANPYRAARRGFVDEVILPENTRRKLLKTFAMLENKEVETPWKKHGNIPL; encoded by the coding sequence ATGGATCCCAAAATAAAGAAGTTACAAGACAGAGTTACCGAGGCCCATTTGGGCGGTGGTGAAAAGCGCATTGAAAAACAACACGCCAAAAAGAAATTGACGGCCCGTGAGCGGATCGATTACTTGTTGGATGAAGGCTCATTCGAAGAAATGGGTATCTTGGTGACCCACCGTACCACTGATTTCGGGATGGACAAGGAAATCTATTTCGGCGATGGTGTGGTCACGGGCTATGGTACAGTGAATGGCCGTTTGGTGTATGTGTATGCACAAGACTTTACCGTTTTTGGCGGGGCCTTGTCCGAGACCCATGCCGAAAAAATCTGTAAGGTGATGGATTTGGCCATGAAAGTGGGTGCGCCTGTTATTGGTTTGAACGACTCAGGTGGTGCACGTATTCAAGAAGGGGTAAAATCGTTGGGCGGTTATGCCGATATTTTTTATCGCAACGTACAGGCCTCGGGAGTGATTCCGCAGATTTCGGCGATCATGGGGCCATGTGCCGGTGGCGCGGTATACTCTCCGGCCATGACCGACTTTATCATTATGGTCGAACAGACCAGTTATATGTTCGTTACGGGGCCCAATGTGGTCAAAACGGTGACCAATGAAGAAGTAACTTCTGAAGAATTGGGCGGAGCCGGTACCCATGCCTCAAAATCTGGTGTTGCCCATAAGACCTCACCTAACGATGCCGCCTGTTTAGAAGATGTCAAAAAGCTTTTGGGGTATCTTCCACAGAACAATCAAGAAACCACCCAAAAACTTGACTATGAGCTGGGAGATGAGATTCGCGAACAATTGAGGGGCATTGTACCTGACAATCCCAACAAGCCTTATGATATGCATGATGTCATCGATGGTATCATTGATGAGGATTCTTTTTATGAAATCCATAAAGATTATGCGGAGAACATCATCGTGGGCTTTGCCAGGCTAGGAGGGCGAAGCATCGGTGTCATTGCCAACAACCCTATGTTCTTGGCCGGGGTTCTTGGTGTAAAGAGCTCGACCAAGGCAGCACGCTTTACACGGTTCTGTGATGCATTCAATATTCCACTTTTGGTATTGGTCGATGTACCTGGATTCTTGCCCGGTACCGACCAAGAATGGAACGGTATCATCAACCATGGGGCGAAACTGTTGTACGCCCTAAGTGAGGCTACTGTGCCTCGGGTGACGGTAATCACCCGAAAAGCGTATGGTGGAGCCTATGATGTGATGAACTCAAAACACATCGGTGCAGATTTCAACTATGCATGGCCTACTGCAGAGATTGCGGTAATGGGCGCCAAAGGGGCCAGTGAAATCATTTTTAGGCGAGAAATCGCAGCTGCTGACGATCCAGAGGCCAAGCTAAAAGAAAAAGAGGCTGAATATGCCGATAAATTTGCGAATCCGTATCGAGCGGCCAGACGCGGTTTTGTCGATGAGGTGATCTTACCGGAGAATACCCGCAGAAAACTGTTGAAGACCTTTGCCATGCTTGAAAATAAAGAGGTGGAAACTCCTTGGAAAAAGCACGGGAACATTCCATTATAA